The following coding sequences lie in one Microvirga sp. 17 mud 1-3 genomic window:
- a CDS encoding amino acid permease — MSVGQGSHGVQAPPAGAQSAAGITYTTVDESYFEARRLKRHARVWSLWALGVGAVVSGHYSGWNLGLANGFGSMFFATIIIAIMYLGLTFSIAEMSPALPHTGGAYSFARTSMGPWAGYITGIAENIEFVLTPAVIVFFIGSYLSGIFETGPAYQPIYWIVCYAIFVGLNIVGVELSFKVTVTVTLLALACLVVFYLSVLFSGQYDFSRWALNMGPGGVELPEGNGPFLPMGIGGIFATMPFAVWLFLAIEQLPLAAEESHDPQRDMPKGIIAGILTLIASAFCVIFLNTGIAPGAMGYAKSTEPLLDGFRTLFGSDIAKILAAVAVIGLIASFHTIIFAFGRQIYSLSRAGYFPSFLSITHGQRKTPHVALITGAVLGLLVMMIIWFSLGADAGGSVIGGTLLNMAVAGAMLAYFMQGMSYIVLKRKFAHLHRPYVSPFGVAGAVICMVIAAVTLFFQFTDPVFQTAVIGVAVYYAVMMAYFLVHGRHKLILSPEEEFAVSKGEAEYRSY, encoded by the coding sequence ATGTCAGTCGGACAAGGGAGTCACGGGGTTCAGGCCCCGCCGGCAGGTGCGCAGAGCGCCGCCGGCATTACCTACACTACCGTGGACGAAAGCTATTTCGAGGCCCGGCGCCTGAAGCGCCATGCCCGCGTCTGGTCGCTCTGGGCGCTCGGCGTCGGCGCGGTGGTCTCGGGCCATTACTCGGGCTGGAACCTGGGCCTCGCCAACGGCTTCGGCTCGATGTTCTTCGCGACCATCATCATCGCCATCATGTATCTCGGCCTCACCTTCTCGATTGCCGAGATGTCGCCGGCCCTGCCGCACACGGGCGGCGCGTATTCGTTTGCCCGCACGTCCATGGGGCCGTGGGCGGGCTATATCACGGGGATCGCGGAGAACATCGAGTTCGTGCTCACGCCGGCCGTGATCGTGTTCTTCATCGGCTCCTACCTGAGCGGGATCTTCGAAACCGGCCCAGCCTACCAGCCGATCTACTGGATCGTCTGCTATGCCATTTTCGTCGGGCTGAACATCGTCGGGGTCGAGCTGTCGTTCAAGGTCACCGTGACGGTCACGCTGCTGGCGCTCGCCTGCCTCGTGGTGTTCTACCTGTCGGTGCTGTTCTCGGGCCAGTACGACTTCTCCCGCTGGGCGCTCAACATGGGGCCGGGCGGCGTGGAACTGCCGGAGGGCAATGGGCCGTTCCTGCCCATGGGCATCGGCGGCATCTTCGCCACCATGCCCTTTGCCGTGTGGCTCTTCCTCGCAATCGAGCAGCTGCCCCTGGCCGCAGAGGAATCCCACGATCCGCAGCGCGACATGCCGAAAGGCATCATCGCCGGCATCCTGACGCTGATCGCCTCCGCGTTCTGCGTGATCTTCCTGAACACGGGCATCGCGCCGGGCGCTATGGGATACGCCAAGTCCACCGAGCCGCTGCTCGACGGGTTCCGCACCCTGTTCGGCTCCGACATCGCAAAGATCCTCGCGGCGGTCGCGGTGATCGGCCTCATCGCATCGTTCCACACGATCATCTTCGCGTTCGGGCGGCAGATCTACTCCCTGTCGCGGGCGGGCTACTTCCCCAGCTTCCTGTCCATCACCCACGGCCAGCGCAAGACCCCGCACGTGGCCCTCATCACCGGAGCCGTCCTCGGTCTTCTGGTGATGATGATCATCTGGTTCTCGCTGGGGGCCGATGCGGGCGGTTCCGTCATCGGCGGAACGCTGCTCAACATGGCCGTGGCGGGCGCGATGCTGGCCTATTTCATGCAGGGCATGTCCTACATCGTGCTGAAGCGGAAATTCGCGCATCTCCATCGGCCCTATGTGAGCCCCTTCGGCGTCGCGGGCGCGGTGATCTGCATGGTCATCGCGGCCGTCACGCTCTTCTTCCAGTTCACCGATCCGGTCTTCCAGACGGCGGTGATCGGGGTCGCGGTCTATTATGCGGTCATGATGGCCTATTTCCTGGTCCATGGACGTCATAAGCTCATCCTCTCGCCCGAGGAGGAGTTCGCCGTGTCCAAGGGCGAGGCCGAGTACAGATCCTATTGA